In the Burkholderia contaminans genome, AGACCGGCCGGTGGAAGTGCGTCGCGGCTGGTATGTCACAACCGGGTACTACTATCAGAATGACTTGAGTTGACGGTGTATCGGCTCAAGCCGAGTGCGTTCGCGTTCCCCACGTTCGCGAAGCACGTTTCGGGCCGCCTTTGTTCTTGTTCGCGCAACTATCCAGAGCAGACTTTCGCTGCAGCGCGATATAAAAAGGCGCTAAAATCGCGGATTAGTGTGACAACATAGTAGGGGTCTAGCATGACTGATGCAGTAAGAAAGCCGAGGCCGGAATACCGGAACATCGGAATCGGCGACATCACGTTGAAATATCGCATGCCCGCGGCGGCGATATTGTCGATTCTCCATCGAGTCAGCGGCGCGCTGCTGTTCTTGTTCCTGCCGTTCCTGCTGTTCCTCTTCGACCAGAGCCTCACGTCCGAGCTCAGCTTCGAAGTCTTCAAGGCTTTCCTCTCCAACATCATCGTCAAGCTGATCGTCCTCGCACTGTCGTGGGCCTTCTTCCACCATTTCTGCGCCGGCATTCGCCACCTGCTGATGGACGTCAACCACGACGCCGTCTCGAAGGAAGGCGGCAAGCGGACGGCAATCGTCGTCTTTGTCGTCTCGATCGCGCTGACGATCGCCATGGCACTCAAACTGTTCGGAGCATTCTAAGAAAATGGCAGCCAATAACCGAATCGGCTCGAAGCGCCTCGCCGTCGGCGCACACTACGGCCTGCGCGACTGGCTTGCGCAGCGCATCACCGCCACGATCATGGCGGTCTACACGGTCATTCTGCTCGTCCTGTTCTT is a window encoding:
- the sdhC gene encoding succinate dehydrogenase, cytochrome b556 subunit; amino-acid sequence: MTDAVRKPRPEYRNIGIGDITLKYRMPAAAILSILHRVSGALLFLFLPFLLFLFDQSLTSELSFEVFKAFLSNIIVKLIVLALSWAFFHHFCAGIRHLLMDVNHDAVSKEGGKRTAIVVFVVSIALTIAMALKLFGAF